From a single Azospirillum fermentarium genomic region:
- a CDS encoding helix-turn-helix transcriptional regulator has protein sequence MSLPLAVAELPSPAIELVRATDEAGGTIVVFDASDHIVWANEAQRTLMPCNSYGSEETYESLFWSILRSGKVGNKAAFDDPHSWLAKAVAARQCSSNLNFVNVYPWGRMIVSLLRLEDGRSIQSRIDYKTSGIARLFPDFDGGVGVLWALKMQQRMRSLQTALDALSVAVGLVDARGCVLHRNASLADLLAVGDGLGVDEGGVVVATDECDGIVLAQALENVSRGAIPHQFVPLRRRNGSPLMMAVSRGDSVGTAVIAVSRFGEDQAELAATIRQALNITPAEAEVISGIGTGMSVSEIAAARGVTEDTAYKQIKSVRNAMRRSRFAANDLAGIASLVTKIAAISRPYRKYSH, from the coding sequence ATGTCCCTTCCTCTTGCCGTGGCTGAGTTGCCGTCACCGGCTATCGAGTTGGTCCGTGCGACCGACGAGGCCGGAGGCACGATCGTGGTGTTCGATGCGTCCGACCACATCGTCTGGGCGAATGAGGCGCAGCGGACCCTGATGCCGTGCAACAGCTATGGGTCGGAAGAAACCTATGAAAGCCTGTTCTGGAGCATCCTGCGGTCGGGGAAGGTTGGGAACAAGGCCGCGTTCGACGATCCTCATTCGTGGTTGGCCAAGGCGGTCGCCGCGCGCCAGTGCAGTTCAAATCTGAATTTCGTCAATGTCTATCCCTGGGGACGAATGATCGTGTCGCTCCTGCGTCTTGAGGACGGGCGGAGTATTCAGTCGCGGATCGATTACAAGACATCGGGGATCGCGCGCCTCTTTCCCGATTTCGACGGCGGGGTGGGGGTGCTTTGGGCTTTGAAGATGCAGCAGCGCATGCGCAGCCTGCAGACCGCGCTCGATGCCCTGTCGGTCGCGGTGGGGCTGGTCGATGCGCGGGGGTGCGTGCTTCATCGGAACGCCAGCCTGGCGGATCTTCTGGCCGTCGGCGACGGGCTCGGCGTGGATGAGGGCGGCGTTGTGGTGGCCACCGATGAATGCGACGGGATCGTCCTGGCGCAGGCTTTGGAAAATGTGTCCCGCGGAGCGATCCCCCATCAATTCGTGCCGCTGCGCCGCCGCAACGGATCGCCTTTGATGATGGCGGTCAGCCGCGGCGACTCCGTTGGGACCGCCGTCATCGCCGTATCCCGCTTCGGAGAGGATCAGGCCGAACTGGCCGCGACGATCCGTCAGGCGCTGAACATAACACCTGCCGAAGCCGAAGTAATTTCAGGTATTGGCACGGGTATGTCTGTGTCTGAGATTGCTGCGGCTCGTGGCGTGACAGAGGATACTGCCTACAAACAGATTAAATCGGTTCGTAACGCCATGCGGCGGTCCCGGTTCGCGGCCAATGATTTGGCGGGTATTGCAAGCTTGGTAACAAAAATTGCCGCTATTTCAAGACCGTATAGAAAATACAGCCATTAA